One window of Aspergillus oryzae RIB40 DNA, chromosome 3 genomic DNA carries:
- a CDS encoding SDR family NAD(P)-dependent oxidoreductase (dehydrogenases with different specificities (related to short-chain alcohol dehydrogenases)) — translation MSISHLPYPRPQYTRRILNTALSTAYNAPPRSQRRPLSSQTPSTSARLTGRTCMITGGTSGIGFAIANRFLQEGAERIILVGRSYERLLKAATRLQVNDEGARNQEAADETVRKSQGTLVESSDRISLLVGDVSEAGSWLRELEKAMQPVDILINAAGISNSNILPKTSPEEVSQTLRTNLEGAIFTSRALLRASLRNRLKGRTGETRPPSKCIINISSLLALKGGTGAVSYAASKAGLLGLTRSLTVEATGSLRNVVVRSNAIVPGYIETPMIADFSEGQNERLKESIPLGRFGAPEEIADAAVFLAGNEYANNCVINLDGGLSAV, via the exons ATGTCAATATCCCATCTCCCCTATCCGCGCCCTCAATACACCAGGCGCATATTGAACACAGCTCTCTCCACAGCCTACAATGCCCCACCAAGGTCACAAAGACGACCCCTCTCCTCCCAGACACCCAGCACCTCAGCGCGTCTCACCGGCCGGACCTGTATGATCACAGGCGGGACATCAGGAATTGGATTCGCAATCGCAAACCGATTCCTCCAAGAGGGCGCAGAGcgcatcatcctcgtcggaCGATCGTACGAGCGTCTCCTCAAAGCCGCCACCAGACTCCAAGTCAATGACGAAGGCGCCCGAAACCAAGAAGCGGCTGATGAAACCGTACGAAAGTCACAGGGAACTTTAGTCGAATCATCGGATAGAATCAGTCTCCTTGTGGGTGATGTATCGGAGGCTGGGTCGTGGCTGCGTGAGCTAGAGAAGGCGATG CAACCCGTCGATATCCTAATCAATGCAGCTGGGATCTCTAACTCCAATATTCTTCCCAAGACATCTCCTGAGGAAGTCTCACAAACCCTCCGGACAAATCTTGAAGGCGCGATCTTCACATCTCGCGCTCTTCTCCGTGCTTCTCTCCGTAACAGGTTAAAGGGCCGAACCGGCGAGACCCGACCCCCCTCGAAATGTATCATAAACATCTCGTCATTACTAGCGCTGAAAGGTGGAACCGGCGCGGTCTCATACGCTGCTTCGAAGGCGGGACTTCTTGGTCTCACCCGGTCATTAACAGTTGAAGCGACTGGTTCTCTGCGTAATGTGGTTGTGAGGTCGAATGCGATTGTGCCGGGGTATATTGAGACGCCGATGATTGCGGATTTTAGCGAGGGCCAGAATGAGAGGTTAAAGGAGAGCATTCCGCTGGGTCGGTTTGGGGCGCCAGAGGAGATTGCGGATGCGGCAGTGTTTTTGGCGGGCAATGAGTATGCGAATAACTGTGTTATTAATTTGGATGGGGGATTGAGTGCTGTGTAA